A single region of the Fusarium fujikuroi IMI 58289 draft genome, chromosome FFUJ_chr05 genome encodes:
- a CDS encoding related to OMA1-metalloendopeptidase of the mitochondrial inner membrane yields the protein MTAPRLLQKPSLSINRPTIFLIHRTVISSIPRRRTFSQCHYRPQQHSERELQGRLQAARPLVPHRAARKFTQAGSSRNSRLTVIATVLAAIGFYFYNSQTVPVTGRRRFNFLSDSMVARAHSKAATQVIEQVRAQGGHFLSEWDPRTILVRRVMKKLIPVSGMADLNWEIFVIADNRTANAFILPGGKVFVHSGIINVCRSEDALAAVLGHEIAHNTASHAAERLSAAWVGNLTAGSLFFLAGALPGLALFGLWNVVGGYYLQDLLFYLPMGRKQESEADYIGLMMMAEACYDPRAALGFWQRMHALQHASGEEAPEMLSTHPSNENRIVKISEWLPKALEKRAESDCRGTAAFADRFRDAIRRRSTTVVV from the exons ATGACTGCCCCTCGTTTGCTTCAAAAGCCGTCACTGAGCATAAACCGTCCTACCATTTTCCTTATTCATCGCACCGTCATATCCTCTATCCCTCGTCGCAGGACCTTTTCGCAATGCCATTATCGTCCCCAACAACATTCCGAACGAGAACTACAAGGGCGCCTACAAGCTGCGCGACCCCTCGTCCCACATCGCGCAGCGCGCAAGTTCACACAAGCGGGCAGCAGCCGTAATTCGCGTCTCACCGTGATAGCAACCGTCCTCGCTGCCATCGGCTTCTACTTCTACAACTCTCAAACCGTTCCGGTTACAGGCCGTCGAAGATTCAACTTCCTCTCTGATTCCATGGTCGCACGCGCGCATTCGAAAGCAGCTACACAGGTTATCGAGCAGGTCAGAGCGCAAGGTGGTCATTTTCTATCAGAATGGGATCCAAGGACTATCCTGGTCAGGAGGGTAATGAAGAAGCTAATCCCCGTGAGCGGCATGGCGGACCTCAATTGGGAGATATTCGTGATAGCTGATAATA GAACAGCAAACGCCTTTATCCTCCCTGGGGGTAAAGTGTTTGTGCATAGTGGTATTATCAACGTCTGCCGCAGTGAGGATGCCCTCGCAGCAGTATTAGGGCACGAGATCGCGCATAATACAGCCTCTCACGCAGCAGAGCGCCTCTCTGCTGCATGGGTAGGAAATCTTACAGCCGGAAGTTTGTTCTTCCTCGCTGGAGCTCTGCCCGGTCTTGCACTCTTTGGACTCTGGAATGTCGTGGGAGGATATTACCTGCAAGATCTACTCTTCTACCTTCCCATGGGTCGAAAGCAGGAGAGCGAGGCAGACTACATCGGCCTAATGATGATGGCCGAAGCATGTTACGACCCACGCGCAGCTTTAGGCTTCTGGCAGCGAATGCATGCGCTTCAGCATGCCagtggagaagaagccccAGAAATGCTGAGCACTCATCCATCC AACGAAAATCGGATTGTAAAGATCAGTGAATGGCTGCCaaaggctcttgagaagcgAGCGGAGAGTGATTGTCGTGGAACAGCAGCGTTTGCGGACCGATTCCGTGACGCGATCAGAAGACGATCTACTACAGTTGTCGTATAA
- a CDS encoding related to methyltransferase — protein MTAQSPSHGNVPDSSPSSLHHFQFTFNCSASNSGGNSFIEPDPDAQGIDSESLTDSVQNFPEEFGRTYHAYRAGSYAFPNDQLERERLDLQNEALVKLFGERLYFAPLSRRAPPVNILDIATGTGDWAIKMGDLFPETEVVATDLSPIQPRKVPPNVNFYVEDSSEPWDYSQPFDYIHTRVTSGCWASFKEQIADQAFQTLKPGGWFESQEYDAVIMSDDETLPPDGPLATWFREINKASELMGRPTNVAAHVREAYVQAGFVDVQERIFKMPMNGWPKDERLKELGRMWERNFLMGLSGFSFTLFNRVYERTPAQIEVALVDVRRELIDTRIHAYIPIHVIIGRKPFPGERPVTRVPFT, from the exons ATGACAGCGCAGTCACCAAGTCATGGCAATGTGCCTGACTCTTCACCTTCAAGTCTTCACCATTTTCAGTTTACTTTTAACTGTTCCGCTTCAAATTCTGGCGGGAACAGTTTCATTGAGCCGGAT CCTGATGCTCAAGGCAT AGACTCTGAATCTCTCACAGACAGCGTACAGAATTTCCCAGAAGAATTTGGGCGAACGTATCATGCCTACCGGGCTGGCT CATACGCGTTCCCCAACGACCAACTAGAGCGTGAGCGACTTGATTTACAGAATGAAGCATTAGTAAAACTCTTCGGTGAGCGTCTTTACTTTGCACCACTGTCAAGGAGAGCACCGCCTGTAAATATCCTCGATATTGCTACTGGTACTGGTGACTGGGCAATCAAAATGGGCGACTTGTTTCCGGAAACAGAAGTAGTTGCAACCGACCTTTCACCAATACAGCCTCGAAAAGTGCCCCCGAACGTGAACTTTTACGTCGAAGATTC CTCTGAGCCTTGGGATTACTCTCAGCCTTTCGATTACATTCATACCCGTGTCACATCTGGCTGCTGGGCTAGCTTCAAGGAGCAGATTGCGGACCAAGCCTTTCAGACACTGAAGCCAGGAGGGTGGTTCGAGTCGCAGGAATACGATGCCGTTATAATGTCTGATGATGAAACCCTTCCACCGGACGGACCTCTTGCAACATGGTTCCGCGAAATCAATAAAGCTTCAGAATTGATGGGCCGGCCCACCAATGTTGCTGCCCATGTTCGTGAGGCATATGTGCAGGCGGGTTTTGTTGACGTTCAAGAGCGAATCTTCAAAATGCCCATGAATGGCTGGCCAAAGGATGAACGCCTAAAGGAACTTGGGCGCATGTGGGAAAGGAATTTCTTGATGGGCCTCAGCGGCTTCTCTTTCACACTGTTCAACCGCGTCTACGAGAGAACTCCTGCGCAGATTGAG GTGGCACTGGTTGATGTCCGACGAGAGCTGATCGACACGCGGATTCACGCTTATATACCAATACACGTCATCATTGGCAGGAAGCCATTCCCAGGTGAACGGCCTGTCACACGAGTGCCATTTACGTGA
- a CDS encoding probable cytochrome b5 encodes MSETYTTAEVGKHKDEANGFWLIVENDVYDVTKFIDEHPGGAKILKRWSGKNATKAFWKYHNEHVLAKYGKDLKIGAVGESAKL; translated from the exons ATGTCCGAGACATATACTACCGCTGAGGTTGGAAAGCACAAGGATGAGGCCAACGGTTTCTGGCTcattgttgagaatgacgTTTACGACGTGACCA AGTTCATCGACGAACATCCCGGTGGTGCCAAGATCCTGAAGCGCTGGTCTGGAAAGAACGCTACCAAGGCCTTCTGGAAGTACCACAACGAGCATGTCCTGGCAAAGTATGGCAAGGACCTCAAGATTGGCGCTGTCGGCGAGAGCGCCAAGCTATAG